One part of the Treponema peruense genome encodes these proteins:
- a CDS encoding DUF4392 domain-containing protein: MNARELSKYNVGENLDQLMNLDPRGYGVCRILYPAARKAMGSSLCMKTAEALHAILSQDKRLKSEKAPVYIMTGFVLKEHECPETDGITGALLLARALVVAYGVTPVFVIPKKCVPAVTAAAPHLGLHAYSDVKKAESVSLSLAYITISEDAQKAAAETEAILKMPKPAALFCTESAGANAKGVYHNAVGADITSLEAKSDGLFNALKKAGVPVFAVGDLGNEMGMGLIKRHVEKYIPNGKEIIAATSADYLVTATVSDWGVYAVIAALAYLNGKIEIMHDEQMEEAVLRACCLSGMVDMTGSLLPAIDGFSVDIEKQIVALMRSTVEYAIAYPQNKWFDGVLEKGFYGKC, encoded by the coding sequence ATGAACGCGCGTGAACTGTCAAAATATAATGTAGGAGAAAATCTGGACCAGCTCATGAACCTGGACCCGCGCGGTTACGGTGTGTGCCGTATTTTATACCCCGCGGCAAGAAAGGCAATGGGGTCGAGTCTTTGTATGAAAACTGCAGAAGCCTTGCACGCAATTCTTTCTCAGGACAAAAGGCTAAAGAGTGAAAAAGCACCTGTCTATATTATGACAGGCTTTGTGCTTAAGGAACACGAGTGTCCTGAAACTGACGGAATTACAGGCGCGCTTCTTCTGGCGAGAGCTCTTGTTGTGGCATACGGCGTTACGCCCGTGTTTGTTATTCCAAAAAAATGCGTTCCTGCGGTAACAGCCGCTGCGCCGCATCTTGGTCTTCACGCATATTCCGATGTGAAAAAAGCAGAGTCTGTTTCGCTTTCACTTGCGTACATAACTATTTCTGAAGATGCACAGAAAGCAGCCGCAGAAACAGAAGCTATTCTTAAGATGCCAAAACCTGCGGCGCTGTTTTGTACAGAGAGTGCCGGTGCGAATGCGAAGGGCGTTTACCATAATGCAGTAGGTGCTGACATTACATCTCTTGAGGCAAAGTCAGATGGTTTGTTTAACGCACTTAAAAAAGCGGGTGTTCCGGTTTTTGCTGTAGGAGATCTTGGCAATGAAATGGGAATGGGATTGATTAAGCGCCATGTAGAAAAATATATTCCCAACGGAAAAGAAATAATTGCCGCAACAAGTGCAGATTATCTTGTAACAGCGACGGTTTCTGACTGGGGCGTTTATGCGGTAATTGCAGCTCTTGCCTACCTTAACGGGAAAATAGAAATAATGCATGACGAACAGATGGAAGAAGCCGTATTGAGGGCGTGCTGCCTTAGCGGAATGGTTGATATGACCGGTTCACTTCTTCCTGCAATTGACGGATTTTCTGTAGATATAGAAAAACAGATTGTAGCGTTAATGCGTTCCACTGTGGAATATGCAATCGCTTATCCGCAGAACAAATGGTTTGACGGAGTTTTGGAAAAAGGTTTTTATGGAAAATGTTGA
- a CDS encoding flagellin N-terminal helical domain-containing protein, whose protein sequence is MVINHNMSAMFAQRSEGITELNNQKNMEKLSSGMKINRAGDDASGLAVSEKMRSQIRGLNQASTNAKNGISFIQTTEGYLQETEDIVQRIRELAVQSSNGIYTDEDRMQIQVEVSSLIAEVDRIASTAQFNGMNMLTGRFARPTGENSVTASMWLHIGANMDQRTQVYIGTMSASALGLRNVGNEEIMSLESPDQANRAIGTLDEAIKKINKQRADLGAYQNRLEKTVVGLDVGAENLQASESRIRDTDMAKEMVDFTKNQVLTQAGTAMLAQANQSSQNVLSLLQ, encoded by the coding sequence ATGGTTATCAATCACAACATGAGCGCAATGTTCGCTCAGCGTTCAGAAGGAATTACTGAACTGAACAACCAGAAGAACATGGAAAAACTTTCTTCCGGTATGAAGATTAACCGTGCCGGCGATGACGCTTCAGGTCTTGCAGTATCAGAAAAGATGCGCAGCCAGATCCGTGGTCTTAATCAGGCTTCTACAAACGCCAAGAACGGAATCTCTTTCATCCAGACAACTGAAGGTTACCTTCAGGAAACAGAAGACATCGTTCAGCGCATCCGCGAACTTGCTGTTCAGTCAAGCAACGGTATTTACACTGACGAAGACCGCATGCAGATTCAGGTTGAGGTTTCTTCACTTATCGCTGAAGTAGACCGCATTGCTTCTACAGCTCAGTTCAACGGAATGAATATGCTTACCGGACGTTTTGCACGCCCGACAGGTGAGAACAGCGTAACTGCTTCTATGTGGCTTCACATTGGTGCCAACATGGACCAGCGTACACAGGTTTACATCGGAACAATGAGTGCTTCTGCTCTTGGACTGCGCAATGTTGGAAACGAAGAGATTATGTCTCTTGAGTCACCTGATCAGGCTAACCGCGCTATTGGTACTCTTGATGAAGCTATCAAGAAGATCAACAAGCAGCGTGCAGACCTTGGTGCTTACCAGAACCGCCTTGAGAAGACAGTTGTTGGTCTTGATGTTGGTGCAGAAAACCTTCAGGCTTCTGAGAGCCGCATTCGTGATACAGACATGGCTAAGGAAATGGTTGACTTTACAAAGAACCAGGTTCTTACTCAGGCTGGAACAGCTATGCTCGCTCAGGCAAACCAGTCTTCACAGAACGTACTTTCACTTCTTCAGTAG
- a CDS encoding aminotransferase class IV produces MKNVGYYNGEMGLMEEMKVPMLDRALYFGDGVYDATYAANRKIFETDFHIDRFYNSLKAVKIPFKLSKPELIAELQKCIDAMDSDGIVFVYWQATRGTAPRNHVFPDCEPNLLIYVVESSLTDLTKTIKLISVEDTRFLHCNIKTLNLLPSVMAAEQAKEAGCNEVVFHRGNRVTECAHSNINIIKNGTFITPPLDNLILPGTTRRHYLEICKRIGVPYCERTFTLDEVFDADEIVVTSAGTLGVRVCEIDQKKVGCKDEKTLRKLQKAAVEDFISETGFVPSFYDKL; encoded by the coding sequence ATGAAGAATGTTGGATATTACAATGGCGAGATGGGACTTATGGAAGAAATGAAAGTTCCCATGCTTGACCGCGCACTTTATTTTGGCGACGGAGTTTATGATGCGACTTATGCCGCAAACCGCAAAATTTTTGAAACAGATTTCCATATAGACAGATTTTACAACAGTCTCAAAGCCGTAAAAATTCCGTTTAAACTTTCTAAACCTGAACTTATTGCTGAACTTCAGAAATGTATTGACGCAATGGACAGTGACGGAATTGTGTTCGTTTACTGGCAGGCAACGAGAGGTACGGCTCCGCGCAATCATGTGTTCCCGGACTGCGAACCGAATCTTCTTATTTATGTAGTTGAATCTTCTCTTACCGATCTTACAAAAACAATCAAACTTATAAGTGTGGAAGATACGCGCTTTTTGCACTGCAATATCAAAACGCTGAATCTTCTTCCGAGTGTTATGGCGGCAGAACAGGCAAAGGAAGCGGGCTGCAATGAAGTTGTATTCCACCGCGGAAACCGTGTTACTGAATGTGCACACAGCAATATCAATATAATCAAAAACGGAACTTTTATTACTCCTCCGCTGGACAATCTTATTCTTCCCGGAACAACGCGCCGCCACTATCTTGAAATATGCAAAAGAATCGGTGTGCCTTACTGCGAGAGAACATTTACACTTGATGAAGTTTTTGATGCCGACGAAATTGTTGTTACAAGTGCCGGAACTCTTGGTGTGCGTGTATGCGAAATTGACCAGAAAAAAGTCGGCTGTAAAGATGAAAAAACTTTGCGCAAACTTCAGAAAGCTGCGGTCGAAGATTTTATTTCAGAAACGGGATTTGTTCCGTCTTTTTATGACAAACTTTAA
- the pxpB gene encoding 5-oxoprolinase subunit PxpB, translating to MENVEFNFDGTDYAIVKFGNSISPQINERVRSVCEYLESLSLKKNLSGAIVEWVPTYCTVCVYYNPLKISLAKIKKILYESVKFNGATKGKSGTLHEIPVCYEDEFSPDMKNVCAHSGLSKEEVVAAHTSPVYTVYMLGFLPGFAYLGGMDERLETPRLEVPRVKIPAGSVAIGGRQTGVYPVDSPGGWQIIGRTNVKPYDVSGKQKILFRAGDKIKFRAVTKDEFALLEKQSAGENSCGGECVKERYVATSGIKILSAGAGTFIETSGARGLQKDGFNCGGVMDENAMILANIIAGNIPKAAVLESTLLGPSVEFNGECDFCITGADQNATLDGTAVPLYTKVHAGAGSILALSAAVSGLRTYIAFAGGIIAPSVNKNFGGIKIKSGDCFAIGNFFAPKEISVRSIPAVSAKCSARAGVVDVHVVKGAQFASFEGDCARAFLNAVYTVMPASNRMGCRLDGEHIQCRGGTDIISDAIPWGSVQIASAGLPIVMLSDRQTTGGYAKIATVIPSDLHLFAQFVPGTKIRFVLVSRKHALSLLKKTNRLLLKKYSEVHYV from the coding sequence ATGGAAAATGTTGAATTCAATTTTGACGGAACAGACTATGCCATAGTAAAATTCGGGAACAGTATTTCACCGCAAATAAATGAGCGTGTGCGTTCTGTCTGTGAATATCTTGAATCACTTTCTCTAAAAAAGAATCTGTCCGGCGCGATTGTCGAATGGGTTCCGACTTACTGTACTGTCTGCGTTTATTATAATCCGCTAAAAATTAGTCTTGCAAAAATAAAAAAAATACTTTATGAGTCTGTAAAATTCAACGGTGCAACAAAAGGGAAATCCGGAACACTTCATGAAATTCCTGTCTGCTACGAAGATGAATTTTCCCCTGACATGAAAAATGTCTGCGCACATTCTGGCCTTTCAAAAGAAGAAGTCGTTGCGGCACACACGTCCCCGGTTTATACCGTTTATATGCTGGGTTTTCTTCCGGGCTTTGCCTATCTTGGCGGAATGGATGAACGGCTTGAAACACCGCGTCTTGAAGTTCCCCGCGTAAAAATTCCTGCAGGAAGTGTTGCCATCGGAGGAAGACAGACCGGCGTTTACCCTGTGGACAGTCCCGGGGGCTGGCAGATTATTGGACGCACAAATGTAAAGCCTTACGATGTGTCAGGAAAGCAGAAAATTCTTTTCAGGGCCGGTGACAAAATTAAATTCCGTGCGGTAACAAAAGATGAATTTGCTTTGCTTGAAAAACAAAGTGCCGGTGAAAATTCCTGCGGCGGTGAATGTGTAAAGGAAAGGTATGTTGCAACTTCGGGAATAAAAATTCTTTCTGCCGGAGCCGGAACATTTATAGAAACTTCAGGTGCGAGGGGGCTTCAGAAAGACGGGTTCAACTGCGGCGGAGTAATGGACGAAAATGCAATGATTCTTGCAAACATTATTGCAGGCAATATTCCAAAAGCGGCGGTTCTTGAGTCGACTCTTCTTGGACCGTCAGTTGAATTCAACGGAGAGTGCGATTTCTGCATTACCGGTGCCGACCAGAATGCCACTCTCGACGGAACAGCAGTACCGCTTTACACGAAAGTACATGCCGGGGCCGGAAGTATTCTTGCGCTTAGTGCCGCTGTCTCCGGCTTGCGTACATACATTGCTTTTGCGGGAGGAATCATTGCCCCTTCTGTAAATAAAAATTTTGGCGGTATAAAAATAAAATCCGGAGACTGTTTTGCAATAGGGAACTTTTTTGCGCCTAAAGAAATTTCTGTTCGCAGCATTCCGGCCGTGTCTGCTAAGTGCAGTGCGCGCGCGGGAGTGGTGGACGTACATGTTGTTAAGGGTGCTCAGTTTGCATCTTTTGAAGGGGACTGCGCGCGCGCTTTCTTAAACGCCGTTTACACTGTAATGCCCGCCTCCAACAGGATGGGCTGTCGCCTGGACGGAGAGCATATCCAGTGTCGCGGCGGTACAGACATTATTTCTGATGCAATTCCGTGGGGTTCCGTGCAGATTGCTTCGGCCGGGCTTCCCATAGTGATGCTTAGTGACAGGCAGACGACGGGCGGTTATGCAAAGATTGCGACAGTCATTCCGTCTGATCTGCATTTGTTTGCGCAGTTTGTTCCGGGTACAAAAATAAGGTTTGTTCTTGTTTCCAGAAAACATGCGCTTTCACTTCTTAAAAAAA
- a CDS encoding tRNA 2-thiocytidine biosynthesis TtcA family protein: protein MPQPFLFNLIDKAVFDYNLIQNGDRILVGASGGKDSTALIEYFANRKKRPGSDFEFTALNVSTEFGGALPENIAALFAEWNVPLETVNVDVQGRLKPGRKMSCYWCSTQRRTELIDYALKNNFNKIALGHHMDDILETLLMNMLDKSELGTMPPRLKYKNYPLEIIRPLCYACEETIVLHAESEGYKCWTCTCNFQDNSARKDARRRLELLTDGDRKKKEHLFNSLKKIEPEYLP from the coding sequence ATGCCACAGCCGTTTTTATTCAATCTTATAGACAAAGCAGTTTTTGATTACAATCTTATTCAGAACGGGGACCGGATTCTTGTTGGTGCTTCCGGCGGGAAAGATTCTACGGCGCTTATTGAATATTTTGCAAACAGAAAAAAAAGACCTGGATCTGATTTTGAATTTACAGCGCTTAATGTAAGTACGGAATTCGGAGGCGCCCTTCCTGAAAATATTGCTGCTCTCTTTGCTGAATGGAATGTTCCACTTGAGACTGTTAATGTTGATGTTCAGGGACGACTCAAACCCGGAAGAAAAATGAGCTGTTACTGGTGTTCCACGCAGCGCCGCACTGAACTGATTGATTATGCGCTAAAAAATAATTTCAATAAAATTGCACTGGGCCACCATATGGATGACATTCTTGAAACGCTTCTTATGAATATGCTGGACAAGTCTGAACTTGGCACAATGCCGCCGCGCCTTAAGTACAAAAATTATCCGCTCGAAATAATCCGTCCGCTGTGCTATGCCTGCGAAGAAACTATTGTTTTACACGCAGAAAGTGAGGGTTACAAATGCTGGACGTGTACATGCAATTTTCAGGATAACAGCGCAAGAAAAGATGCTCGCAGAAGACTTGAACTTTTGACGGACGGTGACAGAAAAAAGAAAGAGCATCTGTTCAACTCGTTAAAAAAAATTGAGCCGGAATATCTTCCCTGA